Proteins encoded by one window of Sporichthya brevicatena:
- a CDS encoding IS3 family transposase codes for MNIYPFIEAERAQQHGGGGNVSRACELLKVSRSAYYAHTAAQAAGGTARAREDAILLERITAIHEDSGGSYGAPRIHEELAEEGRRHGRKRIARLMREGGIRGRTPRRWRKTTIPDPDAQARPDLIGRDFTPNPFGLDQRWCGDITYIRTWQGWLYLATVIDIASRRVVGWATADHLRTDLVEEALRQAVATRRPAAGVIFHSDRGCQYTSAQFADAARELGVTLSVGRTGQCWDNALAESFFATIKGELLEHRSWPSHAAARAAIFDYIEGWYNSKRRHSALGYLSPAAYENTAALQAA; via the coding sequence GTGAACATCTACCCGTTCATCGAGGCGGAGAGAGCGCAGCAGCACGGTGGCGGCGGGAATGTGTCGCGCGCGTGCGAGCTGTTGAAAGTGTCCCGATCCGCCTACTACGCCCACACCGCCGCGCAGGCCGCCGGCGGCACCGCCCGGGCCCGTGAGGACGCGATCCTGCTGGAGCGGATCACCGCGATCCACGAGGACTCGGGCGGCAGCTACGGCGCCCCGCGCATCCACGAAGAGTTGGCCGAGGAAGGCCGTCGGCACGGGCGCAAGCGGATCGCCCGGCTGATGCGTGAGGGTGGGATCAGGGGCAGGACCCCGCGTCGGTGGCGCAAGACCACCATCCCGGATCCCGACGCGCAGGCGCGCCCGGACTTGATCGGGCGGGACTTCACCCCCAACCCGTTCGGTCTTGACCAGCGCTGGTGCGGGGACATCACCTACATCCGCACCTGGCAGGGCTGGCTGTACCTGGCCACCGTCATCGACATCGCCTCCCGGCGCGTCGTCGGGTGGGCCACCGCCGATCACCTGCGCACCGACCTGGTCGAAGAGGCACTGCGTCAGGCCGTCGCGACCCGCCGCCCGGCCGCAGGGGTGATCTTTCACTCCGACCGCGGCTGTCAGTACACCAGCGCCCAGTTTGCCGATGCAGCAAGGGAACTGGGCGTCACCCTCTCGGTCGGACGGACCGGGCAATGCTGGGACAACGCGCTCGCCGAATCGTTCTTCGCCACCATCAAAGGCGAGCTGCTCGAGCACCGCTCCTGGCCGTCTCACGCCGCCGCCCGGGCCGCGATATTCGACTACATCGAAGGCTGGTACAACAGCAAACGCAGACACTCCGCGCTCGGCTACCTCAGCCCCGCGGCCTACGAGAACACCGCCGCCCTCCAGGCGGCCTGA